One segment of Pontibacter akesuensis DNA contains the following:
- a CDS encoding DUF4142 domain-containing protein gives MKRIASTGLILSTFLFTMASCNQEGGAVEEAQEVNEQQAEGTEMEDQMTNVSDFMTKAASSNMLEIQAGQLAQQKGQMKEVKDYAQMIVTDHQQATQKLTQLAQQNNIVLPDSMSQEHMNMLEELRGKTGQEFDREYMNLMVSSHEEAVSLFENASNELENQEVKSFASSTLPKLRQHLDRAQQLENNMKK, from the coding sequence ATGAAACGAATTGCATCAACCGGATTAATACTTAGTACCTTTTTATTTACGATGGCTTCTTGTAACCAGGAAGGCGGAGCTGTAGAAGAGGCACAGGAAGTAAACGAACAGCAGGCCGAGGGTACGGAAATGGAAGACCAGATGACGAACGTGTCTGACTTCATGACCAAAGCCGCAAGCTCAAACATGCTGGAGATACAGGCGGGGCAACTGGCTCAGCAAAAAGGCCAGATGAAGGAAGTAAAGGACTATGCCCAGATGATCGTAACTGACCACCAGCAGGCCACGCAGAAGCTAACGCAACTGGCGCAGCAGAACAACATCGTGTTGCCCGACAGCATGAGCCAGGAGCACATGAACATGCTGGAGGAACTGCGTGGCAAAACAGGCCAGGAGTTTGACCGGGAGTATATGAACCTGATGGTAAGCTCGCATGAGGAGGCGGTAAGTTTGTTTGAGAATGCCTCTAACGAGCTGGAGAACCAGGAGGTGAAAAGTTTTGCCAGCAGTACCCTACCAAAGCTACGCCAGCACCTGGACCGTGCACAGCAGCTAGAGAATAATATGAAAAAGTAA
- a CDS encoding DUF2306 domain-containing protein, with protein sequence METLFTVLLILHIAAGTISLIAGPVSMVNRKGGKQHRLTGKIFFYAMMLVSGTAVTMAALPNHHSPFLLIIGVFSAYLVISGYRVLNLKGLAKGRKPPLQDWGISLVMAAFAAYFVFAGFTGGSFDSSSIISIVFGSIALLLVAKDVRKYTKAPTDKNFWLYDHITRMIAGNIAAFTAFLVVNNTILPPVVAWLGPTVTGTAVISFFITKYKLKARKEKATGEVVAGKTGSN encoded by the coding sequence ATGGAAACGCTATTCACAGTGCTCCTCATCCTCCACATTGCAGCCGGCACCATCAGCTTAATTGCAGGGCCCGTGTCGATGGTAAACAGGAAGGGCGGCAAACAGCACCGCCTCACGGGCAAAATCTTCTTTTATGCGATGATGCTGGTATCCGGTACGGCTGTTACAATGGCTGCCCTGCCAAACCACCACAGCCCATTTCTGCTGATTATCGGGGTGTTCAGCGCCTACCTTGTCATTTCCGGCTATCGGGTTTTAAACCTGAAGGGATTGGCGAAAGGGCGGAAGCCGCCGTTGCAGGACTGGGGTATCTCTCTGGTGATGGCTGCCTTCGCGGCATACTTTGTTTTCGCTGGCTTCACAGGCGGCAGCTTTGACAGCAGCAGTATCATTTCAATTGTGTTTGGAAGTATCGCGTTGCTTTTAGTTGCGAAAGACGTGCGCAAGTATACCAAGGCCCCGACTGATAAGAACTTCTGGCTTTACGACCACATCACGCGCATGATAGCGGGCAACATTGCGGCTTTCACGGCTTTCCTGGTTGTCAATAACACCATACTTCCGCCCGTGGTTGCCTGGCTCGGACCAACCGTAACTGGCACCGCCGTTATCAGCTTCTTCATCACCAAGTATAAATTGAAGGCCCGGAAAGAAAAAGCAACAGGAGAAGTAGTGGCTGGAAAAACCGGCTCAAACTAG
- the yiaK gene encoding 3-dehydro-L-gulonate 2-dehydrogenase, translating into MKVSFEELKAQFNKVLLKNGFNEERAELCARVFAENSRDGVYSHGLNRFPVFVQLVKDGLIKTDAEPECTNRQGVVEQWDGHMGPGMYVALKATERAIALAKENGMGCVAVRNTNHWMRGGTYGWQAADEGCVCICATNSIANMPPFGGKEPRLGNNPLVIAVPRKEGHLVLDMAISQFSYGKMQEYELKEEALPVDGGYDAEGNLTKDPGKIRESERPLPIGFWKGSGLSFMLDVLVAALSNGRGVAQVTDSGSEAGVSQFFLCINAQSIDEALLNSIVNYTKSSAPADGKGEVRYPGEGTLNTRRKSEQEGIHVSEEMWQKVLEL; encoded by the coding sequence ATGAAGGTGTCTTTCGAGGAGCTAAAAGCGCAGTTTAACAAGGTGCTGCTGAAAAACGGGTTTAATGAGGAGCGGGCGGAACTGTGTGCCCGGGTTTTTGCCGAGAACAGCCGGGACGGCGTGTACTCGCATGGGCTGAACCGCTTTCCGGTGTTTGTGCAGCTGGTGAAAGACGGCCTGATAAAAACTGATGCGGAGCCGGAATGCACCAACCGGCAGGGGGTCGTGGAGCAGTGGGACGGGCACATGGGCCCCGGCATGTACGTTGCCCTGAAAGCCACCGAACGCGCCATTGCGCTGGCAAAGGAAAACGGCATGGGTTGCGTGGCGGTGCGGAACACCAACCACTGGATGCGCGGCGGCACGTATGGCTGGCAGGCTGCAGACGAAGGGTGTGTCTGCATTTGCGCTACCAACTCTATCGCCAACATGCCTCCCTTCGGAGGGAAAGAGCCGCGGCTGGGCAATAACCCTTTGGTCATTGCGGTGCCGCGGAAAGAAGGGCACCTGGTGCTGGATATGGCCATTTCGCAGTTCTCGTACGGCAAAATGCAGGAGTATGAGCTTAAAGAAGAGGCCTTGCCCGTGGATGGGGGCTATGATGCAGAAGGGAACCTGACAAAAGATCCGGGTAAAATAAGAGAATCAGAAAGGCCACTGCCAATTGGCTTCTGGAAAGGTTCGGGGCTGTCTTTCATGCTCGATGTACTGGTGGCGGCGCTAAGCAACGGGCGCGGTGTGGCGCAGGTAACAGACAGTGGCAGCGAAGCTGGCGTGTCGCAATTCTTCCTTTGCATCAACGCGCAAAGTATAGATGAGGCTTTGCTGAACAGCATAGTGAACTATACCAAAAGCAGCGCGCCAGCCGATGGCAAAGGCGAAGTGCGCTATCCGGGCGAAGGCACGCTGAACACCCGCAGGAAAAGTGAGCAGGAGGGCATACACGTAAGCGAGGAGATGTGGCAGAAGGTGCTGGAACTGTAA
- the asnS gene encoding asparagine--tRNA ligase gives MQRTKVKDLLTGAGEGQDVLLKGWVRTKRGNKYVTFIAVNDGSTINNLQVVANADAFSEEVLKDVTTGAAIAVTGELVASQGKGQAFEVQAKSIEVLGKADPEAYPLQKKAHSLEFLREIAHLRFRTNTFGAVFRVRNAMAFAVHKFFNEKGFVYMHTPIITASDAEGAGEMFKVTTLDLDNPPRTEEGHINFNEDFFGRATNLTVSGQMEGEVAAMAFSDIYTFGPTFRAENSNTTRHLAEFWMIEPEMAFYDLKMNADLAEEFIKYIIRHALEHNREDIEFLAQRLAEEDKAKPQNERQEMTLIEKLELVVNNEFERVTYTEAIDILLNSNHYKKKKFQYDVSWGIDLQSEHERYLVEKHFKKPVIVTDYPKDIKAFYMRLNDDGKTVAAMDILAPGIGEIVGGSQREERMDILVERMKMVGIDPEEMWWFLDTRRFGGCPHAGFGLGFERVVQFVTGMGNIRDVIPFPRTPQNAEF, from the coding sequence ATGCAACGCACAAAAGTAAAAGATTTGTTAACAGGCGCCGGAGAGGGCCAGGACGTCCTGCTGAAGGGCTGGGTGCGCACCAAGCGCGGGAACAAGTATGTGACCTTTATCGCCGTGAACGACGGTTCCACAATAAATAACCTGCAGGTAGTAGCCAACGCCGATGCTTTCAGCGAAGAGGTACTGAAAGACGTGACCACCGGTGCCGCCATCGCCGTGACCGGTGAGTTGGTTGCCTCGCAGGGTAAAGGCCAGGCCTTTGAGGTTCAGGCGAAGAGCATAGAGGTGCTGGGCAAAGCTGATCCTGAGGCGTACCCGCTGCAGAAGAAGGCGCACTCGCTGGAGTTTCTGCGTGAGATCGCCCACCTGCGCTTCCGCACCAACACGTTTGGTGCTGTGTTCCGCGTACGTAATGCCATGGCTTTTGCCGTGCACAAGTTCTTCAACGAAAAGGGATTTGTTTACATGCACACGCCTATCATCACGGCTTCTGACGCAGAAGGCGCTGGCGAGATGTTCAAGGTAACCACCCTGGACCTGGATAACCCGCCACGCACTGAAGAAGGCCACATCAACTTTAACGAAGACTTCTTCGGCCGCGCCACCAACCTGACGGTTTCCGGGCAGATGGAAGGCGAGGTTGCCGCCATGGCCTTCAGCGATATCTATACATTCGGCCCGACCTTCCGTGCCGAGAACTCCAACACCACGCGCCACCTGGCCGAGTTCTGGATGATTGAGCCCGAGATGGCTTTCTACGACCTGAAAATGAACGCTGACCTGGCCGAGGAGTTTATCAAGTACATCATCCGCCACGCGCTGGAGCACAACCGCGAAGACATTGAGTTCCTGGCGCAGCGTTTGGCCGAAGAAGACAAGGCCAAGCCACAGAACGAGCGCCAGGAAATGACCTTGATCGAGAAGCTGGAACTGGTAGTGAACAACGAGTTTGAGCGAGTTACCTATACCGAGGCCATCGACATTCTGCTGAACTCCAACCACTACAAAAAGAAGAAGTTCCAGTACGACGTGAGCTGGGGCATCGACCTGCAGAGCGAGCACGAGCGCTACCTGGTGGAGAAGCACTTCAAGAAGCCGGTGATCGTGACAGATTACCCGAAGGACATCAAGGCATTTTACATGCGCCTGAACGACGACGGGAAAACCGTGGCTGCCATGGACATACTTGCCCCGGGCATCGGCGAGATTGTGGGTGGTTCGCAGCGCGAGGAGCGCATGGACATCCTGGTGGAACGCATGAAAATGGTGGGCATTGACCCTGAGGAGATGTGGTGGTTCCTGGATACCCGCCGCTTCGGTGGCTGTCCGCACGCAGGCTTCGGTCTGGGCTTTGAGCGCGTGGTGCAGTTTGTGACCGGCATGGGCAACATCCGCGACGTAATTCCTTTCCCGAGAACGCCGCAGAACGCAGAGTTCTAA
- the rpoN gene encoding RNA polymerase factor sigma-54 has protein sequence MQRLDLRQLLSQKLSPQQIQFIKLLQIPTAELEMRIKEEMEINPALEEGREETADEYSESDDYDNDSDEDYGKDDVVDINDYLNDDEISGYKMQGDRGGDDDNDRDLPIAMTSSLNDSLMDQLGYLELDDKQYSIGMQLIGSIDHDGYIRRDLRAIANDLAFSQNIETTEEEIELVLHLIQSFDPAGIGARDLPECLLLQLERREQDKITVLAERIIRESFDEFTKKHYTRIQSKFGITEDELKKAVDLIIKLNPKPGGAGAGMTRVQYIIPDFILTNNNGQLELSLNSRNAPDLRISRSYSEMFDAYDKSDKKDKKLKETVTFVKQKLDAAKWFIDAIRQRQNTLLRTMEAIIKYQHDFFLEGDESELRPMILKDIAEEIGMDISTVSRVANSKAVQTEFGIYPLKYFFSEGIATDSGEDASSREVKHILKEIIDKESKRKPLSDEKIEKMLNEKGYNIARRTVAKYREQLNIPVARLRKEL, from the coding sequence ATGCAGCGACTCGATTTAAGACAACTTTTATCTCAGAAGTTATCGCCGCAGCAGATACAATTTATCAAGCTGCTGCAGATACCTACTGCTGAGTTAGAGATGCGCATAAAGGAGGAAATGGAGATAAATCCCGCGCTGGAGGAGGGTCGTGAAGAAACAGCCGATGAGTACAGCGAGTCGGACGATTATGATAACGACAGCGACGAAGACTACGGCAAGGATGATGTGGTGGACATCAACGACTACCTTAACGACGACGAAATAAGCGGCTACAAGATGCAAGGCGACCGCGGCGGTGATGATGATAACGACCGGGACCTGCCTATTGCCATGACCTCTTCCCTGAACGATTCGCTGATGGACCAGCTGGGCTACCTGGAGCTGGACGACAAGCAGTACAGCATCGGCATGCAGCTGATTGGCAGCATCGACCACGACGGTTACATTCGCCGCGACCTGCGCGCTATTGCCAACGACCTTGCCTTTTCGCAGAACATCGAAACCACCGAGGAGGAGATAGAACTGGTGCTGCACCTGATTCAGAGCTTCGACCCGGCGGGTATTGGCGCCCGCGATCTGCCGGAGTGTCTGTTGCTGCAACTGGAGCGCCGTGAGCAGGACAAAATAACCGTGCTTGCCGAGCGCATCATTCGGGAGTCTTTTGATGAGTTCACCAAAAAGCATTATACCCGCATTCAGAGCAAGTTCGGAATCACTGAGGATGAGCTGAAGAAGGCGGTGGACCTGATCATCAAACTGAACCCAAAGCCCGGAGGAGCTGGCGCCGGCATGACGCGCGTGCAGTACATTATCCCGGACTTTATACTTACCAACAACAACGGCCAGTTGGAGCTGTCGCTTAACTCGCGCAATGCCCCGGATTTGCGAATCAGCCGTTCGTATTCTGAAATGTTCGATGCCTACGATAAGTCGGACAAGAAGGACAAGAAGCTGAAGGAGACGGTAACGTTTGTGAAGCAGAAGCTGGATGCGGCCAAGTGGTTTATCGATGCCATTCGCCAGCGCCAGAACACGCTGCTGCGCACGATGGAGGCCATCATCAAGTACCAGCATGATTTCTTTCTGGAGGGTGATGAGAGCGAATTGCGCCCGATGATCCTGAAGGATATTGCCGAGGAAATCGGGATGGACATTTCGACTGTGAGCCGCGTAGCGAACAGCAAGGCTGTGCAGACTGAGTTTGGTATTTACCCGCTCAAATACTTTTTCTCCGAAGGCATTGCCACCGACTCCGGCGAGGATGCCAGCAGCCGTGAGGTAAAGCACATCCTCAAAGAAATCATCGATAAAGAAAGCAAGCGCAAGCCGTTATCGGACGAGAAGATCGAGAAGATGCTGAACGAGAAAGGCTACAATATTGCCCGCCGCACTGTAGCGAAGTATAGGGAGCAGCTAAATATTCCGGTTGCCCGCCTGCGCAAAGAGCTATAG
- a CDS encoding DUF4142 domain-containing protein: MKRTIQYSFAALALAFATACGSDDSIEQATAQSMEQFEAAGVQEDMENDALFAAEAASASMLQVQLGEAAAGMAVSPEVKGLAQEMVTAHQNILNDLREMATEGNFVLPSTLGEAHHKAYQEVTEQSGISFDLAYLKRIVEQNETLIDRYADMAEHGQIMALKQYASKQLPLLRQHQEILEEMQDEIDNI, from the coding sequence ATGAAAAGAACTATACAGTACAGCTTTGCCGCACTGGCGCTGGCGTTTGCCACTGCCTGCGGCTCCGATGATAGTATCGAGCAAGCCACTGCACAAAGTATGGAGCAGTTTGAGGCTGCCGGTGTGCAGGAGGACATGGAGAACGATGCCTTGTTTGCCGCCGAGGCTGCCAGTGCCAGTATGCTGCAGGTGCAGTTAGGAGAGGCTGCCGCAGGTATGGCCGTTAGCCCCGAGGTGAAGGGGCTGGCGCAGGAGATGGTAACAGCGCATCAGAACATCCTGAACGATTTACGCGAAATGGCCACAGAGGGAAACTTCGTGCTGCCGAGCACACTGGGCGAGGCGCATCACAAAGCATACCAGGAGGTAACTGAGCAGTCGGGCATATCTTTCGACCTGGCTTACCTGAAGCGCATTGTGGAGCAGAACGAAACGCTGATAGACCGTTACGCCGATATGGCCGAGCACGGGCAAATAATGGCCCTGAAACAGTACGCCAGCAAGCAATTGCCCTTGCTACGGCAGCACCAGGAGATACTGGAGGAGATGCAGGACGAGATCGATAATATTTAA
- a CDS encoding enoyl-CoA hydratase-related protein, with product MNYECLLYDVQDGIATITLNRPDVFNAFNDQQSYDLQDALKQVSRDENVRVVVLTGAGKAFCSGQDLKAIAGASKRDLSESLEKRYNPIIRAMRNLPKPIICKLNGVAAGAGCSLALACDMVIASTAASMIEVFVNVGLVLDSGSSFFLPRVVGSLKAFELSTLGSKVSADEALQLGMVNKVVAPEELDAAVAELAARFAASPTKAIGLMKKMLNKSFNSTLDEMLDYEAYCQKIAGNSEDYKEGVTAFNEKRKPQFKGN from the coding sequence ATGAACTACGAGTGTCTTTTATACGATGTGCAGGATGGCATCGCCACGATTACGCTAAACCGTCCGGATGTATTCAACGCCTTCAACGACCAGCAGAGTTACGACCTGCAGGATGCCCTGAAGCAGGTAAGCCGCGATGAAAACGTGCGCGTGGTGGTACTGACAGGCGCCGGTAAAGCCTTCTGCTCGGGTCAGGACCTGAAAGCCATCGCCGGTGCCAGCAAGCGCGATTTGTCAGAGTCGCTGGAGAAGCGCTATAACCCGATTATCCGCGCCATGCGTAATCTGCCGAAGCCCATTATCTGCAAACTTAACGGGGTGGCTGCCGGTGCAGGCTGCTCCCTGGCGTTAGCCTGCGACATGGTGATCGCTTCCACGGCGGCAAGTATGATTGAGGTATTCGTGAACGTGGGGCTGGTGCTGGACTCCGGTTCGTCGTTCTTCCTGCCGCGCGTGGTGGGCTCGCTTAAGGCGTTTGAGCTGAGCACGCTTGGCTCGAAAGTATCCGCCGACGAGGCGCTGCAGCTAGGCATGGTAAACAAAGTGGTAGCCCCGGAAGAACTGGATGCTGCCGTGGCAGAGCTTGCCGCCCGCTTTGCCGCCAGCCCAACCAAGGCCATTGGCCTGATGAAGAAGATGCTGAACAAGTCCTTCAACTCCACGCTGGACGAGATGCTGGATTACGAAGCTTACTGCCAGAAAATTGCCGGTAACTCCGAGGACTACAAAGAAGGTGTAACGGCTTTCAATGAGAAGCGCAAGCCGCAGTTTAAGGGGAACTAA
- a CDS encoding DUF4168 domain-containing protein, translated as MNLTHKLKGAAFAALLFGATAVTPVFAQQATAPAQQGQQQNFTEAELKQFANANSRLMVIQQEGEKTMMGILEEEKLSIDKFNQMAQAHQQQKLAEVGATPEEMAAFNKAAQRMMELQPAMQKQVETAIQKDGMTLDKYEQIMIAYRQDQALQQRVQKLMEQQ; from the coding sequence ATGAATTTAACGCATAAATTAAAGGGCGCTGCCTTCGCTGCGCTGCTATTCGGCGCTACGGCGGTTACCCCGGTTTTTGCGCAGCAAGCCACGGCACCCGCACAGCAGGGCCAGCAGCAAAACTTCACAGAAGCTGAGCTAAAGCAGTTTGCCAACGCTAACTCCCGTTTGATGGTCATTCAACAGGAGGGCGAGAAAACCATGATGGGCATTCTGGAGGAAGAAAAGCTAAGTATAGACAAGTTTAACCAGATGGCGCAGGCACACCAGCAGCAGAAGCTTGCCGAGGTGGGAGCCACGCCGGAGGAAATGGCTGCCTTTAACAAAGCCGCACAGCGCATGATGGAGTTGCAGCCGGCCATGCAGAAGCAAGTGGAAACAGCCATTCAGAAAGACGGCATGACGCTGGACAAGTATGAGCAGATTATGATCGCCTACCGCCAGGACCAGGCACTGCAGCAGCGTGTGCAAAAACTAATGGAGCAGCAGTAG
- a CDS encoding sensor histidine kinase, producing the protein MASLKEKPLAPNPVAPAATPVKANALRKFLKQLGILLAAITATILLLCPHCIQDDLAQTAYNITFSFVMFVGLWQANSHLTALLDKRVPWFENLGKRLVISLVGTLVVSTVVAVLVNAFFLAIKDIPFQELGEKALMNNVYGPVFITFIISLAMHSRAFLLSWREMAINVERLKKESIASQYESLKAQVNPHFLFNSLNVLTSLVETDQKQAVRFIRKLSEVYRYVLDSRQKEVVPLLEELHFAESYIYLQKIRHGAALQVQNDLPLDADLMVVPLALQMLLENAIKHNMALEEQPLRVHLYLEEEYLVVQNNLQARRVREESTGMGLSNIDSRYTYLTGKKVQIITTEHDFIVKLPLLYFHS; encoded by the coding sequence ATGGCCTCATTGAAAGAGAAACCACTAGCGCCCAATCCTGTAGCCCCGGCAGCCACACCTGTTAAGGCAAATGCACTGCGGAAGTTTCTGAAGCAGCTGGGCATCCTTTTGGCCGCCATCACCGCCACCATACTTCTCCTCTGCCCCCACTGCATTCAGGACGACCTGGCGCAGACGGCCTACAACATTACCTTTTCTTTTGTGATGTTTGTGGGGCTCTGGCAGGCAAACAGCCACCTTACGGCGCTGCTGGACAAGCGTGTGCCGTGGTTTGAAAACCTGGGCAAAAGGCTGGTGATCAGCTTGGTTGGCACCCTTGTCGTATCCACGGTGGTGGCGGTGCTGGTTAATGCCTTCTTTCTGGCCATAAAAGACATTCCGTTTCAGGAACTGGGTGAGAAGGCGCTGATGAACAACGTGTACGGTCCTGTGTTCATCACCTTTATCATCTCGCTGGCCATGCACAGCCGTGCTTTCCTGCTAAGCTGGCGGGAGATGGCCATCAATGTGGAGCGCCTGAAAAAGGAAAGCATCGCCTCGCAGTACGAGTCGCTGAAGGCGCAGGTAAACCCGCACTTCCTGTTCAACAGCCTGAACGTGCTTACCAGCCTGGTGGAGACGGATCAGAAGCAGGCGGTTCGGTTTATCCGGAAGCTCTCCGAAGTATACCGCTATGTGCTCGACAGCCGCCAGAAAGAGGTGGTGCCCCTGCTGGAGGAGCTGCACTTCGCTGAATCGTACATCTACCTGCAGAAGATCAGGCATGGTGCCGCGCTACAGGTGCAGAACGACCTCCCGTTGGATGCAGACCTGATGGTGGTACCGCTGGCCCTGCAGATGCTGCTGGAAAACGCCATCAAGCACAACATGGCGCTGGAGGAGCAGCCGCTTCGGGTGCATTTATACCTGGAGGAGGAGTACCTGGTGGTGCAGAACAACCTGCAGGCGCGGCGTGTCCGGGAGGAGTCCACAGGTATGGGCCTGTCTAACATTGACTCCCGCTATACTTACCTTACCGGCAAAAAAGTCCAGATAATTACTACGGAACACGATTTCATTGTAAAACTCCCCCTGCTATACTTCCATTCCTGA